The Streptomyces laurentii genome contains a region encoding:
- a CDS encoding phosphate ABC transporter permease (ABC-ATPase subunit interface;~Transmembrane subunit (TM) foundin Periplasmic Binding Protein (PBP)-dependent ATP-Binding Cassette (ABC) transporters which generally bind type 2 PBPs. These types of transporters consist of a PBP, two TMs, and two cytoplasmic ABC ATPase subunits, and...; cd06261;~conserved gate region;~dimer interface [polypeptide binding];~identified by MetaGeneAnnotator; putative;~phosphate ABC transporter permease [Streptomyces pristinaespiralis ATCC25486];~phosphate ABC transporter, permease protein PstA; TIGR00974;~putative PBP binding loops), with product MSHAIQERPVGTAAAPKPPLAQARLPRWTPAAVAAGSIAAGCGLGLAAGWHSKVQWGLLSALFFVLVTFAVTTKVEGARQAKDRVATSLVWVSFVLAVVPLLSLAWVTLSEGAQVVDGYFLSHSMNGVLDTEPGGGIYHALLGTIEQVGIATAIAAPIGLLTAVYLVEYGGGTLAKAVTFFVDVMTGIPSIVAGLFILATWNLLLGFGPSGFAGAMALAILMMPVVVRSTEEMLKLVPNELREASLALGVPKWRTILKVVLPTAIGGITTGVMLAIARITGETAPVLLLVFGTKLINPNPFEGAQSSLPLYVYEQYAVGTDAAVARAWGAALVLIAFVMILNLVARGIARWKSPKTGR from the coding sequence ATGAGCCACGCCATACAGGAACGCCCGGTCGGCACCGCCGCGGCCCCGAAGCCGCCCCTCGCCCAGGCCCGCCTCCCGCGCTGGACCCCCGCGGCCGTCGCGGCCGGCTCCATCGCCGCCGGCTGCGGCCTCGGCCTCGCCGCCGGCTGGCACAGCAAGGTCCAGTGGGGCCTGCTCTCCGCGCTGTTCTTCGTCCTCGTCACGTTCGCCGTCACCACCAAGGTCGAAGGCGCCCGGCAGGCCAAGGACCGCGTCGCCACCAGCCTCGTCTGGGTCAGCTTCGTCCTCGCCGTCGTCCCACTCCTCTCCCTCGCCTGGGTCACCCTCAGCGAGGGCGCGCAGGTCGTCGACGGCTACTTCCTCTCCCACTCGATGAACGGTGTCCTCGACACCGAGCCCGGCGGCGGCATCTACCACGCGCTGCTCGGCACCATCGAGCAGGTCGGCATCGCGACCGCGATCGCCGCCCCGATCGGTCTGCTCACCGCGGTCTACCTGGTCGAGTACGGCGGCGGCACGCTCGCCAAGGCCGTCACCTTCTTCGTCGACGTCATGACGGGCATCCCGTCGATCGTCGCGGGTCTGTTCATCCTCGCCACCTGGAACCTGCTCCTGGGCTTCGGCCCCTCCGGTTTCGCCGGCGCGATGGCCCTCGCGATCCTGATGATGCCGGTCGTCGTCCGCTCCACCGAGGAGATGCTGAAGCTCGTCCCGAACGAGCTGCGCGAGGCCTCCCTGGCCCTCGGCGTCCCCAAGTGGCGCACGATCCTGAAGGTGGTCCTGCCCACCGCGATCGGCGGCATCACCACGGGCGTCATGCTCGCGATCGCCCGCATCACCGGTGAGACGGCCCCCGTCCTGCTCCTCGTGTTCGGTACGAAGCTGATCAACCCGAACCCCTTCGAAGGCGCCCAGTCCTCCCTGCCGCTCTACGTGTACGAGCAGTACGCGGTCGGCACCGACGCCGCCGTCGCCCGTGCCTGGGGCGCCGCGCTCGTCCTGATCGCCTTCGTCATGATCCTCAACCTGGTGGCCCGCGGCATCGCCCGCTGGAAGTCCCCGAAGACCGGCCGCTGA
- a CDS encoding hypothetical protein (identified by MetaGeneAnnotator; putative;~predicted protein [Streptomyces roseosporus NRRL15998]), translating to MYAHGPAARNRDRRRAPAPSRVPPVSPPVSLVLPSAFAPGDPEYVALAEIELCGELIIAASAADGEERLSADRIDEVLRVGAHGCR from the coding sequence GTGTACGCGCATGGTCCCGCCGCCCGGAACCGCGACCGCCGCCGCGCCCCCGCCCCCTCCCGTGTCCCTCCCGTGTCCCCTCCCGTGTCCCTGGTTCTGCCGTCGGCTTTCGCGCCCGGTGATCCGGAGTACGTCGCCCTGGCCGAGATAGAGCTGTGCGGCGAGCTGATCATCGCGGCCTCCGCCGCGGACGGGGAGGAGCGGCTGAGCGCCGACCGGATCGACGAGGTACTGCGGGTCGGCGCCCACGGCTGCCGCTGA
- a CDS encoding secreted transglycosylase (Lytic Transglycosylase (LT) and Goose Egg White Lysozyme (GEWL) domain. Members include the soluble and insoluble membrane-bound LTs in bacteria, the LTs in bacteriophage lambda, as well as, the eukaryotic 'goose-type' lysozymes (GEWL). LTs catalyze...; cd00254;~N-acetyl-D-glucosamine binding site [chemical binding];~NlpC/P60 family; cl11438;~catalytic residue [active];~identified by MetaGeneAnnotator; putative;~secreted transglycosylase [Streptomyces pristinaespiralis ATCC25486]), whose translation MRKVRAAWLVGGGVTGVCLLFVLLIVVGTYSAAAGAFGGAGKSGSVGLAKGAVPAAYQGLVQQWGNLCPAINPALLAAQLYQESGWNPKIVSPADARGIAQFIPGTWAGHGIDGDGDGDRDIWDPKDAIPSAASYDCELAGYVKDVPGDVTNNMLAAYNAGAYRVIKSGGVPGISETQNYVRIIRSLEKSFARPIGRVEPSKQAASAIYYAQQKLGTPYLWGGTGTAAQNGRFDCSGLTQAAYDSVGIGLPRVANDQYNAGPHPSRNELLPGDLVFFSDDLTNSRAIRHVGIYVGGGYMIDAPRTGAVIRFDRIDTPDYFGATRVTKEGAAALPTHLPRS comes from the coding sequence GTGCGTAAGGTGCGGGCGGCGTGGCTGGTGGGCGGTGGGGTGACAGGGGTCTGCCTGCTGTTCGTCCTGCTGATCGTCGTCGGGACGTACTCCGCCGCCGCCGGAGCGTTCGGCGGGGCAGGCAAGAGCGGGAGCGTGGGGCTCGCGAAGGGGGCCGTGCCCGCGGCGTACCAGGGGCTCGTGCAGCAGTGGGGGAATCTGTGCCCCGCCATCAATCCCGCCCTGCTCGCCGCCCAGCTCTACCAGGAGAGCGGCTGGAACCCGAAGATCGTCTCGCCCGCCGACGCCCGCGGCATCGCCCAGTTCATCCCCGGCACCTGGGCCGGGCACGGCATAGACGGCGACGGGGACGGCGACCGGGACATCTGGGACCCGAAGGACGCGATCCCGTCGGCCGCCTCGTACGACTGCGAGCTCGCCGGCTACGTGAAGGACGTGCCGGGCGACGTCACCAACAACATGCTCGCCGCGTACAACGCCGGTGCCTACCGCGTCATCAAGTCCGGCGGCGTGCCCGGGATCAGCGAGACGCAGAACTACGTGCGGATCATCCGGTCCCTGGAGAAGAGCTTCGCCCGCCCCATCGGTCGCGTCGAGCCGTCCAAGCAGGCCGCCTCCGCCATCTACTACGCGCAGCAGAAGCTCGGTACGCCGTATCTGTGGGGTGGTACGGGTACGGCCGCGCAGAACGGGCGGTTCGACTGCTCGGGGCTGACCCAGGCGGCGTACGACAGCGTGGGGATCGGCCTGCCGCGGGTGGCCAACGACCAGTACAACGCCGGACCGCACCCGAGCCGGAACGAGCTGCTGCCGGGCGATCTGGTGTTCTTCTCGGACGACCTCACCAATTCGCGGGCCATCCGGCACGTCGGCATCTACGTCGGCGGCGGGTACATGATCGACGCCCCGCGCACCGGCGCCGTCATCCGTTTCGACCGGATCGACACCCCGGACTACTTCGGCGCGACCCGGGTCACCAAGGAAGGCGCGGCCGCGCTGCCCACCCACCTGCCGCGGTCGTGA
- a CDS encoding integral membrane protein (COG0671 Membrane-associated phospholipid phosphatase;~Membrane-associated phospholipid phosphatase [Lipidmetabolism]; COG0671;~PAP2_like_2 proteins. PAP2 isa super-family of phosphatases and haloperoxidases. This subgroup, which is specific to bacteria, lacks functional characterization and may act as a membrane-associated lipid phosphatase; cd03392;~identified by MetaGeneAnnotator; putative;~integral membrane protein [Streptomyces collinus Tu365]): MAGLASDGSNPDVSLLYDINGLAKAAPPWFDRVMEFTGEYGTVLGLVLVVLGCWWSVRRRGTAADSVAGVTALLWAPLAAGIALLVNIPIRGFVQRPRPFNDHPGLDVLVKGKTDFSFVSDHATLTMALAIGVFIAHRRFGFAAIGLALAAGFCRVYMGVHYPTDVVGGLALGTAVALLLAPVALALLTPVVAAVARSPRGARLVRSRRADDGPAVAGAIGLPEARLGADDRDLAA, translated from the coding sequence ATGGCCGGACTCGCATCGGACGGTTCGAACCCCGATGTCAGCCTCCTCTACGACATCAACGGGCTGGCCAAGGCCGCCCCACCGTGGTTCGACCGCGTCATGGAGTTCACCGGCGAGTACGGCACCGTGCTCGGCCTCGTCCTCGTGGTGCTCGGCTGCTGGTGGAGCGTCCGCCGGCGCGGCACCGCGGCCGACTCGGTGGCCGGCGTCACCGCGCTGCTCTGGGCACCGCTGGCCGCCGGCATCGCGCTCCTCGTCAACATCCCGATCCGCGGCTTCGTCCAGCGTCCCCGGCCGTTCAACGACCACCCCGGCCTCGACGTCCTGGTCAAGGGCAAGACCGACTTCTCGTTCGTGAGCGACCACGCCACCCTCACCATGGCCCTCGCCATCGGCGTCTTCATCGCCCACCGCCGCTTTGGGTTCGCCGCCATCGGCCTCGCCCTCGCCGCGGGCTTCTGCCGCGTCTACATGGGCGTCCACTACCCGACCGACGTCGTCGGCGGCCTCGCGCTCGGCACCGCCGTCGCGCTGCTGCTCGCCCCGGTCGCGCTCGCGCTGCTCACGCCGGTCGTAGCGGCTGTCGCGCGCAGCCCGCGCGGCGCCCGGCTGGTCCGCTCCCGGCGGGCCGACGACGGGCCCGCGGTCGCCGGGGCGATCGGTCTGCCCGAGGCCCGGCTGGGCGCCGACGACCGCGATCTCGCCGCCTGA
- a CDS encoding lipoprotein (KEGG: sgr:SGR_3925 lipoprotein;~identified by MetaGeneAnnotator; putative;~lipoprotein [Streptomyces flavogriseus ATCC33331]) yields MVVRKGRTGGGARAAALALAGAVAVAAGGCAAPADDEAPGGDPGRTVRGAVEELTRAGSSKTSTSMEMASGGTRVTIRGEGDYDFRRRTGRLRVVLPRGADGQSPQRPITELLVPGALYMKDRGAGVPADKWVRVDTTALEDGNLVTGGATDPAAAAELLRGARDVTYVDEVDLAGVTVRHYRGITRIGDAARLSSPPVRGALTAAAKGFATDLVSFDAYLDGAGRLRKVRHQFSFRNQGRTVEVASTTLLYGFGAPVAVTLPDRKDIYTGKIEA; encoded by the coding sequence ATGGTGGTGCGGAAGGGACGCACGGGCGGCGGGGCGCGGGCCGCCGCCCTGGCGCTGGCCGGTGCCGTGGCGGTGGCGGCCGGCGGCTGCGCGGCCCCCGCGGACGACGAGGCGCCCGGCGGCGATCCGGGGCGGACCGTACGCGGCGCGGTCGAGGAGCTGACCCGGGCCGGATCGTCCAAGACCAGCACCTCGATGGAGATGGCGTCCGGCGGCACCCGCGTGACCATCCGCGGCGAGGGCGACTACGACTTCCGCCGCCGTACGGGCCGCCTCCGGGTGGTGCTGCCGCGGGGCGCCGACGGGCAGAGCCCGCAGCGGCCGATCACCGAACTGCTCGTCCCCGGCGCGCTCTACATGAAGGACCGGGGCGCGGGCGTCCCCGCCGACAAGTGGGTACGGGTCGACACCACCGCGCTTGAGGACGGCAACCTGGTCACCGGCGGGGCCACCGATCCGGCCGCCGCGGCCGAGCTGCTGCGCGGCGCCCGCGACGTCACGTATGTGGACGAGGTCGACCTCGCCGGGGTGACGGTCCGGCACTACCGGGGGATCACGCGCATCGGGGACGCCGCCCGGCTGTCCTCGCCGCCGGTGCGCGGGGCGCTCACGGCGGCGGCGAAAGGGTTCGCCACGGACCTGGTGTCGTTCGACGCGTATCTGGACGGCGCGGGGCGGCTGCGCAAGGTCCGCCACCAGTTCAGCTTCCGGAACCAGGGCCGGACGGTCGAGGTCGCCTCGACCACGCTGTTGTACGGCTTCGGCGCGCCGGTCGCGGTGACGCTGCCGGACCGGAAGGACATCTACACAGGGAAGATCGAGGCGTAG
- a CDS encoding phosphate ABC transporter ATP-binding protein (ABC transporter signature motif;~ATP binding site [chemical binding];~ATP-binding cassette domain of the phosphate transport system; cd03260;~D-loop;~H-loop/switch region;~Q-loop/lid;~Walker A/P-loop;~Walker B;~identified by MetaGeneAnnotator; putative;~phosphate ABC transporter ATP-binding protein [Streptomyces cattleya NRRL 8057 = DSM46488];~phosphate transporter ATP-binding protein; Provisional), with product MAKRIDVSGLSAYYGNHKAIDDISMTVEPRSVTAFIGPSGCGKSTFLRTLNRMHEVTPGGRVEGKVMLDDENLYGAGVDPVAVRRTVGMVFQRPNPFPTMSIFDNVAAGLRLNGGFRKSELDDIVERSLQGANLWNEVKDRLNKPGAGLSGGQQQRLCIARAIAVEPEVLLMDEPCSALDPISTLAVEDLIGELKERFTIVIVTHNMQQAARVSDRTAFFNLAGVGQPGKLVELDDTERIFSNPSVQATEDYISGRFG from the coding sequence ATGGCCAAGCGAATCGACGTCAGCGGCCTCTCCGCCTACTACGGCAACCACAAGGCGATCGACGACATCTCGATGACCGTCGAGCCCCGCTCCGTGACGGCCTTCATCGGCCCCTCCGGCTGCGGCAAGTCCACCTTCCTGCGCACCCTGAACCGCATGCACGAGGTCACCCCCGGCGGCCGCGTCGAGGGCAAGGTGATGCTGGACGACGAGAACCTGTACGGCGCCGGCGTCGACCCGGTCGCGGTACGCCGTACCGTCGGCATGGTCTTCCAGCGCCCCAACCCCTTCCCCACCATGTCGATCTTCGACAACGTGGCGGCGGGCCTGCGCCTCAACGGCGGGTTCCGGAAATCCGAGCTGGACGACATCGTCGAGCGCTCGCTCCAGGGCGCCAACCTCTGGAACGAGGTCAAGGACCGCCTGAACAAGCCGGGCGCCGGCCTCTCCGGCGGTCAGCAGCAGCGTCTGTGCATCGCCCGCGCCATCGCGGTCGAGCCCGAGGTGCTGCTGATGGACGAGCCCTGCTCGGCCCTCGACCCGATCTCGACGCTCGCCGTCGAGGACCTCATCGGCGAGCTGAAGGAGCGCTTCACGATCGTCATCGTGACGCACAACATGCAGCAGGCCGCCCGCGTCTCGGACCGGACCGCGTTCTTCAACCTGGCGGGCGTCGGCCAGCCGGGCAAGCTCGTCGAGCTGGACGACACCGAGCGCATCTTCTCCAACCCGAGCGTCCAGGCGACCGAGGACTACATCTCCGGCCGTTTCGGATAG
- a CDS encoding low-affinity inorganic phosphate transporter (Phosphate/sulphate permeases [Inorganic ion transport andmetabolism]; COG0306;~identified by MetaGeneAnnotator; putative;~low-affinity inorganic phosphate transporter [Streptomyces cattleya NRRL 8057 = DSM46488]), with protein MDTFALIVTIGVALGFTYTNGFHDSANAIATSVSTRALTPRAALAMAAVMNLAGAFIGQGVAHTVSKGLIATPTGDKGMGILFAALLGAIVWNLVTWYFGLPSSSSHALFGGMVGAALAGGTEVIWSGVLEKIVIPMFLSPLVGLVVGYLVMTLIMWLFRKSNPHKAKRGFRIAQTVSAAGMALGHGLQDAQKTMGIVVMALVIGDVQSADAPIPVWVKIVCAVMLSLGTYAGGWRIMRTLGRKIIELDPPQGFAAETTGASIMFATAFLFKAPISTTHVITSAIMGVGATKRVNAVRWGVAKNIILGWFITMPAAAIVAAASFYVVKLFFG; from the coding sequence GTGGACACCTTTGCGCTGATCGTGACCATCGGTGTCGCGCTCGGCTTCACGTACACGAACGGTTTCCACGACTCGGCGAACGCCATCGCCACCTCGGTGTCGACCCGGGCGCTGACTCCGCGGGCCGCGCTCGCGATGGCCGCCGTGATGAACCTCGCCGGCGCCTTCATAGGCCAGGGCGTCGCGCACACCGTCAGCAAGGGCCTGATCGCCACTCCGACCGGCGACAAGGGGATGGGAATCCTCTTCGCCGCGCTGCTCGGCGCGATCGTCTGGAACCTCGTCACCTGGTACTTCGGTCTTCCCTCGTCCTCCTCGCACGCCCTGTTCGGCGGCATGGTGGGCGCGGCGCTCGCGGGCGGCACGGAGGTCATCTGGTCCGGTGTGCTCGAGAAGATCGTCATCCCGATGTTCCTGTCCCCGCTGGTCGGCCTCGTCGTCGGCTATCTGGTGATGACGCTGATCATGTGGCTGTTCCGCAAGAGCAACCCGCACAAGGCCAAGCGCGGCTTCCGGATCGCGCAGACCGTGTCGGCGGCGGGCATGGCGCTCGGCCACGGCCTCCAGGACGCCCAGAAGACGATGGGCATCGTGGTGATGGCCCTGGTCATCGGCGATGTGCAGAGCGCCGACGCGCCGATCCCGGTGTGGGTGAAGATCGTCTGTGCCGTGATGCTGTCGCTCGGTACGTACGCGGGCGGCTGGCGGATCATGCGGACCCTCGGCCGCAAGATCATCGAGCTGGACCCGCCGCAGGGCTTCGCCGCCGAGACGACCGGCGCGTCGATCATGTTCGCCACGGCGTTCCTCTTCAAGGCGCCGATCTCCACGACCCATGTCATCACCTCCGCGATCATGGGTGTGGGCGCCACCAAGCGTGTGAACGCGGTGCGCTGGGGCGTCGCCAAGAACATCATCCTCGGCTGGTTCATCACCATGCCGGCCGCCGCGATCGTCGCCGCGGCGAGCTTCTACGTGGTCAAGCTGTTCTTCGGCTGA
- a CDS encoding hypothetical protein (identified by MetaGeneAnnotator; putative;~predicted protein [Streptomyces sp. SPB78]) — protein MGDVHDQAPPHAPRPTAPLTDTYPTDTYPTDIHTTDTRPSVTHRAETTERGAFALARCVCGWSGPARRSRDRARTDATEHLAASEG, from the coding sequence GTGGGGGACGTGCATGACCAGGCCCCGCCTCACGCCCCGCGGCCCACCGCGCCCCTGACGGACACGTACCCGACGGACACGTACCCGACGGACATCCACACGACGGACACCCGCCCGTCGGTGACGCACCGGGCGGAGACGACGGAACGCGGCGCGTTCGCACTCGCCCGCTGCGTCTGCGGCTGGTCCGGCCCGGCCCGCCGCTCCCGCGACCGCGCCCGTACGGACGCGACGGAGCACCTGGCGGCCTCCGAGGGATAG
- a CDS encoding pit accessory protein (Phosphate transport regulator (distant homolog of PhoU) [Inorganicion transportand metabolism];~identified by MetaGeneAnnotator; putative;~pit accessory protein [Streptomyces pristinaespiralis ATCC25486]) encodes MRFRLTPRETSFYDMFAASADNIVTGAKLLMELLGAESSARAEIAERMRAAEHAGDDATHAIFHQLNSSFITPFDREDIYTLASSLDDIMDFMEEAVDLVVLYNVEELPKGVEQQIEVLSRAAELTAEAMPNLRTMANLTEYWIEVNRLENQADQIHRKLLAHLFNGKYDAIEVLKLKQIVDVLEEAADAFERVANTVETIAVKES; translated from the coding sequence GTGCGATTTCGTCTGACCCCCAGGGAGACGAGCTTCTACGACATGTTCGCCGCATCCGCGGACAACATCGTCACGGGCGCGAAACTCCTGATGGAACTGCTCGGAGCGGAATCCTCCGCCCGGGCCGAGATCGCGGAACGGATGCGGGCAGCGGAGCACGCCGGCGACGACGCGACCCACGCCATCTTCCACCAGCTGAACTCTTCCTTCATCACGCCGTTCGACCGCGAGGACATCTACACCCTCGCCTCCTCCCTCGACGACATCATGGACTTCATGGAGGAGGCCGTCGACCTGGTCGTCCTCTACAACGTCGAGGAACTGCCCAAGGGCGTCGAGCAGCAGATCGAGGTGCTGTCGCGGGCGGCCGAGCTGACCGCCGAGGCCATGCCGAACCTGCGGACCATGGCCAACCTCACCGAGTACTGGATCGAGGTCAACCGGCTGGAGAACCAGGCGGACCAGATCCACCGCAAGCTGCTCGCCCACCTCTTCAACGGCAAGTACGACGCCATCGAGGTGCTCAAGCTCAAGCAGATCGTGGATGTCCTCGAAGAGGCCGCGGACGCCTTCGAGCGCGTGGCGAACACGGTGGAGACCATCGCCGTCAAGGAGTCCTGA
- a CDS encoding copper-sensing transcriptional repressor csoR (Evidence 2a : Function of homologous gene experimentally demonstrated in an other organism; PubMedId : 18048925, 19249860; Product type r : regulator;~Transcriptional regulators CsoR (copper-sensitive operon repressor), RcnR, and FrmR, and related domains; this domain superfamily was previously knownas DUF156; cd10148;~copper-sensing transcriptional repressor csoR [Blastococcus saxobsidens DD2];~identified by MetaGeneAnnotator; putative;~putative allosteric switch controlling residues;~putative homodimer interface [polypeptide binding];~putative homotetramer interface [polypeptide binding];~putative metal binding site [ion binding]), with the protein MTTTEAGQLTPETAVDAAVAHASAAPAVTGSKAGSAPAPEAGEGHDHAVHGYHNQKDEHLKRLRRVEGQIRGLQRMVSEDTYCIDILTQVSASTKALQSFALQLLEEHLRHCVAEAAQKGGTEIEDKVEEATKAIARMLRT; encoded by the coding sequence ATGACGACCACCGAGGCCGGCCAGCTCACCCCCGAGACCGCGGTCGACGCGGCGGTCGCGCACGCCTCCGCGGCGCCGGCCGTGACCGGATCCAAGGCCGGATCCGCCCCCGCGCCCGAGGCCGGCGAGGGCCACGACCACGCGGTGCACGGCTACCACAATCAGAAGGACGAGCACCTGAAGCGGCTGCGCCGCGTCGAGGGCCAGATCCGCGGCCTGCAGCGGATGGTCAGCGAGGACACGTACTGCATCGACATCCTCACCCAGGTCTCGGCCTCCACGAAGGCCCTGCAGTCCTTCGCCCTCCAGCTCCTGGAGGAGCACCTGCGGCACTGCGTCGCGGAGGCGGCGCAGAAGGGCGGCACCGAGATCGAGGACAAGGTCGAGGAGGCCACCAAGGCCATCGCCCGCATGCTGCGCACCTGA